A DNA window from Paenibacillus andongensis contains the following coding sequences:
- a CDS encoding ABC transporter permease subunit, which yields MKSIFRWLLLGLFTLMCIFFLSNIRNAFLSTKPDQISIAIGPDTSIQKISEQLPGSQVLNEKAGLLSVPYGKSWDYIGKTTSIKGIFRATAVPLEHPIISWRYYGFSIKEQIKGFAHGDFGKFRNPFNRKEVAVLGELPNMLLRTCTYFIPGLLLAIAISVLFAMTASMFRRLGALMDGTHAFLVGMPDFFLIVLIQLGAVYATKYVGHFVLLIVQVGDKTPFLIPFLTIALIPSVTIYSTIRIAIARELGQEYVVTALAKGLTRREVLVSHVMRNVMADLLAILPKATTLALASMAVAEAICGISGLGGFIVSPALQSVSSMSAICMTLALVAMAFHMFYALLRKKFIVRTGEAVGR from the coding sequence TTGAAGTCGATATTTCGGTGGCTGTTGCTTGGGTTATTTACACTCATGTGCATCTTCTTTCTGAGCAATATCCGTAATGCCTTCTTATCTACGAAGCCGGATCAGATCAGTATCGCAATAGGTCCAGATACGAGCATCCAGAAAATAAGTGAGCAGCTGCCTGGCAGTCAAGTTCTAAATGAAAAAGCAGGCTTATTGTCTGTTCCTTATGGCAAATCGTGGGACTATATCGGAAAGACAACGTCGATTAAAGGCATATTTCGTGCGACCGCTGTTCCACTGGAGCATCCCATTATTTCTTGGCGTTATTACGGCTTTTCGATTAAAGAGCAAATCAAAGGTTTCGCGCATGGTGATTTTGGCAAATTCCGCAATCCTTTCAATAGGAAAGAGGTTGCTGTTCTGGGGGAGCTCCCCAACATGCTTCTTCGCACATGCACTTATTTCATTCCTGGTTTACTGCTCGCGATTGCGATTAGTGTGCTATTTGCGATGACAGCATCCATGTTCCGCCGATTAGGCGCCTTGATGGATGGTACGCATGCCTTTCTTGTTGGCATGCCTGATTTTTTCTTAATTGTTCTCATCCAATTGGGGGCGGTCTATGCGACGAAGTATGTGGGGCACTTTGTGCTGCTTATTGTTCAAGTCGGCGATAAGACGCCGTTCCTCATCCCGTTTCTCACGATCGCGTTGATTCCCTCGGTCACCATTTACAGCACCATCCGCATCGCGATCGCGCGTGAGCTCGGACAGGAATATGTCGTTACCGCACTAGCCAAAGGGTTAACCCGTAGAGAGGTGCTCGTCTCTCACGTAATGCGAAATGTCATGGCTGATTTGCTGGCGATCTTGCCCAAAGCGACCACATTAGCACTTGCCAGTATGGCTGTTGCGGAAGCTATCTGCGGAATCTCCGGTTTGGGAGGCTTTATCGTCTCCCCAGCTTTACAGAGTGTCTCCTCCATGTCGGCTATCTGTATGACACTTGCGCTAGTGGCGATGGCTTTTCATATGTTCTACGCATTGCTGCGTAAGAAGTTTATCGTTCGGACAGGGGAGGCGGTTGGACGATGA